One part of the Algibacter sp. L1A34 genome encodes these proteins:
- a CDS encoding sensor histidine kinase — translation MAISFSRHKLFENIFNYAMGGLAIVGMRGEWIKVNDSIVKYLGYSKEELYEKTFQDITHKDDLYKDLGAMRALLRGDISNYTIEKRYFHQNGSIVWVRLSVSLVRDDNGNPEYFISEIHDVSQQKSDQEELKILLDLSKEQNNRLSNFADIVTHNLRTHSSNLETLVGFIAEEEATSTACKSENFEYLKESIKNLNDTVSHLSEVAKIKSMNKEEVKPLNLHEYCSKAIYNVSGLAKNIKCKIANNVNPKHEVMAIPAFLDSIILNFLTNALKYRASDRLAEVFLFSEVSEAFVVITFKDNGLGIDMKTHGDDIFKMYKTFHKHKDARGVGLFITKNHIESLGGRIDVKSELGKGTEFSVSLRKAV, via the coding sequence ATGGCTATTAGTTTTTCACGACATAAATTATTTGAGAACATTTTTAATTATGCCATGGGCGGTCTTGCCATTGTGGGTATGCGTGGCGAATGGATTAAAGTTAATGATAGTATCGTGAAATATTTAGGGTATTCAAAGGAAGAACTCTATGAAAAAACCTTTCAAGATATTACGCATAAAGACGATCTCTATAAAGATTTAGGAGCTATGCGTGCTTTACTTCGTGGCGATATTTCTAATTATACTATAGAGAAGCGTTATTTTCATCAAAACGGCTCTATTGTTTGGGTGCGGCTTTCTGTGTCGCTGGTAAGAGATGATAATGGGAATCCTGAGTATTTTATCTCTGAAATACATGATGTTTCTCAACAAAAATCTGATCAAGAAGAGTTGAAAATTTTACTAGATTTAAGTAAAGAACAAAATAATAGATTATCAAACTTTGCCGATATCGTTACACATAATTTAAGAACGCATTCTTCTAATTTAGAAACATTAGTTGGTTTTATTGCAGAGGAAGAAGCTACATCTACAGCCTGTAAAAGTGAGAATTTCGAGTATTTAAAGGAATCTATAAAAAACTTAAATGATACGGTATCTCACTTAAGTGAAGTAGCTAAAATAAAATCAATGAATAAGGAGGAAGTGAAGCCTTTAAACCTTCACGAGTATTGCAGTAAAGCAATCTATAATGTTAGTGGTTTAGCAAAAAATATAAAATGTAAGATAGCCAATAATGTAAATCCTAAACATGAGGTTATGGCTATACCGGCTTTTTTGGATAGTATAATTTTAAATTTTTTAACAAATGCTTTAAAGTATAGAGCTAGTGATAGGTTAGCGGAAGTGTTTTTATTTAGTGAAGTAAGTGAGGCTTTTGTTGTAATAACTTTTAAGGATAATGGTTTAGGTATCGATATGAAGACTCATGGAGACGATATTTTTAAAATGTATAAAACATTCCATAAGCATAAAGATGCGAGAGGTGTTGGTTTATTTATAACTAAAAACCATATAGAATCGTTAGGAGGAAGAATTGATGTGAAAAGTGAATTGGGTAAAGGAACGGAGTTCTCAGTATCCCTTAGGAAAGCTGTATAA
- the rpsO gene encoding 30S ribosomal protein S15 translates to MYLSKEEKQTMFAKHGNDKNDTGSAEGQIALFTQRIEHLTQHLKKNRKDYNTERSLVMLVGKRRSLLDYLIKKDILRYRAIVKELGLRK, encoded by the coding sequence ATGTACTTATCAAAAGAAGAAAAACAAACCATGTTTGCAAAACATGGTAATGACAAAAACGATACAGGTTCTGCAGAAGGGCAAATCGCTTTATTTACACAAAGAATTGAGCACTTAACGCAACACTTAAAAAAGAACCGTAAAGATTATAATACTGAGCGTTCTTTAGTTATGTTAGTAGGTAAAAGAAGAAGCTTACTTGATTACTTAATTAAGAAAGATATCTTAAGATATCGTGCTATAGTAAAAGAATTAGGATTAAGAAAATAA
- the fbaA gene encoding class II fructose-bisphosphate aldolase: MGHNIKPGVATGLEVQAIFNHAKENGYALPAVNVIGSDTINGVLETAADLNAPVIIQFSNGGAQFNAGKGLSNEGQKAAIAGGVAGAKHVHTLAEAYGVPVILHTDHCAKKLLPWIDGLLDASEVHFKETGKPLFSSHMIDLSEEPIEENIAICKTYLERMSKMGMTLEIELGITGGEEDGVDNSDVDDSKLYTQPEEVAYAYEELSKVSPQFTIAAAFGNVHGVYKPGNVKLTPKILRNSQEFITKKYGVEENHIDFVFHGGSGSTVEEIREGISYGVIKMNIDTDLQYAFMEGIRNYMGGKSEYLKAQIGNPDGSDSPNKKYYDPRVWLREGEKTFIARLKKAFEDLNNVNTL, translated from the coding sequence ATGGGACACAATATAAAACCAGGTGTAGCTACAGGCCTAGAAGTACAAGCAATTTTTAATCACGCTAAAGAAAACGGATATGCTTTACCAGCAGTAAACGTTATTGGATCGGACACTATTAATGGTGTTTTAGAAACTGCAGCAGATTTAAATGCTCCAGTAATTATTCAATTTTCTAATGGTGGTGCGCAATTTAATGCAGGAAAAGGTTTAAGTAACGAAGGTCAAAAAGCAGCTATCGCAGGTGGTGTTGCAGGCGCAAAACATGTACATACTTTAGCCGAAGCTTACGGTGTTCCAGTAATTTTACATACCGATCACTGTGCTAAAAAATTATTACCTTGGATTGATGGTTTATTAGATGCAAGTGAAGTACACTTTAAAGAAACAGGAAAACCATTATTCAGTTCTCACATGATTGATCTTTCAGAAGAACCAATCGAAGAAAATATCGCAATTTGTAAAACATACTTAGAAAGAATGTCTAAAATGGGCATGACTTTAGAAATAGAGTTAGGTATTACAGGTGGTGAAGAAGATGGTGTAGATAATTCTGATGTTGATGATTCTAAATTATACACACAACCAGAAGAAGTAGCTTATGCTTACGAAGAATTAAGCAAAGTAAGTCCACAATTTACTATTGCAGCAGCTTTTGGAAATGTACACGGTGTTTACAAACCAGGAAACGTTAAATTAACTCCGAAAATTTTAAGAAATTCTCAAGAATTCATCACAAAAAAATATGGTGTTGAAGAAAACCATATCGATTTTGTATTCCACGGTGGATCTGGTTCTACAGTCGAAGAAATTAGAGAAGGAATTAGCTACGGTGTAATTAAAATGAACATCGATACAGATTTACAATACGCTTTCATGGAAGGTATTAGAAATTACATGGGTGGAAAATCTGAATATTTAAAAGCACAAATTGGAAATCCTGATGGATCTGATTCTCCAAACAAAAAATATTACGACCCAAGAGTTTGGTTACGTGAAGGTGAAAAAACTTTTATTGCACGTTTAAAGAAAGCTTTTGAAGATTTAAACAACGTAAATACTCTATAA
- a CDS encoding polyribonucleotide nucleotidyltransferase, translating into MIPKVFKEVIDLGDGREISIETGKLAKQAHGSVVVQSGKCMLLCTVVSNYKQADVDFLPLTVDYREKFAAAGRYPGGFFKREARPSDGEVLTMRLVDRVLRPLFPKDYHAETQVMIQLMSHDDDVMPEAMAGLAASAAIQLSDFPFECAISEARVGRVNGEFVINPTRAQLAESDLEMMIGASADSVMMVEGEMDEISEEEMADAIKFAHEAIKVQIAAQLRLAEAFGKKETREYATAEVNEELQKRIHDLAYDKCYAIAKKGTSKVERTNAFAEVKEEVKASFTEEEMAEFGHLVGGYYSKAEKEAVRELTLSEGLRLDGRKTDEIRPIWCEVDYLPSTHGSSIFTRGETQALATVTLGTSRDANKIDMPSYEGEENFYLHYNFPPFCTGEARPLRGTSRREVGHGNLAQRALKGMIPADCPYTVRVVSEVLESNGSSSMATVCAGTMAMMDAGVKMTRPVSGIAMGLISDGDRYAVLSDILGDEDHLGDMDFKVTGTTEGITACQMDIKIKGLSYEILVNALKQARAGRLHILGKITDTIAAPAESVKDHAPTMVTRRVPNEFIGALIGPGGKVIQEMQKETETTIVINEDPVTEEGIVEILGVGSKGIDAVMAKIDSLLFKPTVGNVYEVKVIKMLDFGAVVEYMDAPGNEVLLHVSELAWERTENVSDVVNMGDIFDVKYFGQDPRTRKEKVSRKAILPKPEGYVARPPRDDKRSGGRDNRGARDNRGRDNRRDDRKPREDKKED; encoded by the coding sequence ATGATTCCAAAAGTTTTTAAGGAGGTTATTGACCTTGGGGACGGTAGAGAAATCTCTATTGAAACCGGAAAATTAGCAAAACAGGCCCATGGTTCTGTTGTTGTTCAATCAGGAAAATGTATGTTATTATGTACAGTTGTTTCCAATTACAAACAAGCAGATGTTGACTTTTTACCTTTAACGGTAGATTACAGAGAAAAATTTGCTGCTGCTGGACGTTACCCAGGTGGTTTCTTTAAAAGAGAAGCAAGACCTAGTGATGGTGAAGTTTTAACTATGCGTTTAGTAGATCGTGTTTTACGTCCGTTATTCCCAAAAGATTATCACGCAGAAACACAAGTGATGATTCAATTAATGTCTCATGACGATGATGTTATGCCAGAAGCTATGGCTGGTTTAGCGGCGAGTGCTGCTATTCAATTATCAGATTTCCCATTTGAATGTGCTATCTCTGAAGCAAGAGTTGGTCGTGTTAATGGTGAATTTGTAATTAACCCAACACGTGCTCAATTAGCAGAATCTGATCTTGAAATGATGATTGGAGCTTCTGCCGATTCTGTAATGATGGTTGAAGGTGAAATGGATGAGATTTCTGAGGAAGAGATGGCAGATGCTATCAAATTTGCTCACGAAGCGATTAAAGTTCAAATTGCTGCACAATTACGTTTAGCTGAGGCTTTTGGTAAAAAAGAAACTCGTGAATACGCTACTGCAGAAGTTAACGAAGAATTACAAAAAAGAATACACGATTTAGCTTACGATAAATGCTACGCTATTGCTAAGAAGGGAACTTCTAAAGTAGAACGTACTAATGCATTTGCTGAAGTTAAAGAAGAAGTTAAAGCTTCTTTTACTGAAGAAGAAATGGCTGAATTTGGCCACCTTGTTGGAGGATACTACAGTAAAGCTGAAAAAGAAGCGGTTCGTGAATTAACGTTAAGCGAAGGTTTACGTTTAGACGGAAGAAAGACTGATGAAATTAGACCAATCTGGTGTGAGGTAGATTACTTACCATCTACACACGGTTCTTCTATTTTTACACGTGGAGAAACGCAAGCTTTAGCAACAGTAACTTTAGGAACATCTAGAGATGCTAACAAAATAGATATGCCATCTTACGAAGGTGAGGAGAATTTCTATTTACATTATAACTTCCCTCCTTTTTGTACAGGTGAAGCTAGACCATTAAGAGGAACATCTCGTAGAGAAGTTGGTCATGGTAACTTAGCGCAACGTGCATTAAAAGGAATGATTCCTGCAGATTGTCCTTACACTGTACGTGTAGTATCAGAAGTATTAGAATCTAACGGTTCGTCTTCTATGGCAACAGTTTGTGCTGGTACAATGGCTATGATGGATGCTGGTGTTAAAATGACAAGACCTGTTTCTGGTATTGCTATGGGATTAATTTCTGATGGTGATCGTTATGCTGTATTATCTGATATTTTAGGTGATGAAGATCACTTAGGAGATATGGATTTTAAAGTAACTGGTACTACTGAAGGTATTACTGCTTGCCAAATGGATATTAAAATTAAAGGATTAAGCTACGAGATTTTAGTGAATGCACTAAAACAAGCTCGTGCAGGTCGTTTACATATCTTAGGTAAAATTACTGATACAATTGCAGCTCCTGCAGAAAGTGTTAAAGATCATGCGCCTACAATGGTAACGCGTAGAGTTCCTAACGAATTTATTGGTGCATTAATTGGACCAGGAGGAAAAGTAATTCAAGAAATGCAAAAAGAAACTGAGACTACTATCGTTATTAACGAAGATCCAGTGACTGAAGAAGGTATTGTTGAAATATTAGGAGTTGGTAGTAAAGGTATTGATGCTGTTATGGCAAAAATAGATTCTTTATTATTTAAACCAACCGTTGGTAACGTTTACGAAGTAAAAGTTATTAAAATGCTTGATTTTGGAGCCGTTGTAGAATATATGGATGCGCCAGGAAACGAGGTTTTATTACACGTAAGTGAATTAGCTTGGGAACGTACTGAAAACGTATCTGATGTTGTTAACATGGGTGATATTTTTGATGTGAAGTATTTTGGACAAGATCCAAGAACACGCAAAGAAAAAGTATCTCGTAAAGCAATTTTACCAAAACCAGAAGGTTATGTTGCAAGACCACCAAGAGATGACAAACGTTCTGGTGGACGTGATAACAGAGGTGCTCGTGACAATAGAGGTCGTGATAACCGTCGTGACGATAGAAAACCAAGAGAAGATAAAAAAGAAGATTAA
- the accD gene encoding acetyl-CoA carboxylase, carboxyltransferase subunit beta, producing the protein MSWFKRKTKGITTTTEEKKDTPKGLWYKSPTGKIVDAEELEKNFYVSPEDGYHVRIGSKEYFEILFDDNKFKELDKNLDSKDPLKFEDTKKYPERLKAAQDKTKLKDAVRCAVGKSKGKDIVIACMDFAFIGGSMGSVVGEKIARAADYSLKNKLPLMVISKSGGARMMEAALSLMQLAKTSVKLAQLADAGIPYISLCTDPTTGGTTASFAMLGDINIAEPGALIGFAGPRIVRDTTGKELPEGFQTSEFLLEHGFLDFITLRKDLKNRVNQYVDLITNQPLRA; encoded by the coding sequence ATGTCTTGGTTTAAAAGAAAAACAAAAGGTATTACTACAACTACGGAAGAGAAAAAAGACACTCCAAAAGGACTTTGGTACAAATCTCCAACAGGTAAAATTGTAGATGCCGAAGAATTAGAAAAAAACTTTTACGTAAGTCCAGAAGATGGATACCACGTTAGAATAGGAAGTAAAGAATATTTCGAAATCCTTTTTGATGATAATAAATTTAAAGAACTAGATAAAAATCTAGATTCTAAAGATCCTTTAAAATTCGAGGATACTAAAAAATACCCAGAACGTTTAAAAGCTGCTCAAGATAAAACAAAACTAAAAGACGCTGTGCGTTGTGCTGTTGGTAAATCTAAAGGAAAAGACATTGTAATAGCCTGTATGGACTTCGCTTTTATTGGCGGATCTATGGGTAGTGTTGTTGGAGAAAAAATTGCACGTGCTGCAGATTACTCTTTAAAAAATAAATTACCATTAATGGTTATTTCGAAATCTGGAGGAGCTAGAATGATGGAAGCCGCATTATCTTTAATGCAATTAGCCAAAACATCTGTTAAGCTTGCACAGTTAGCCGATGCTGGAATACCATATATTTCTTTATGTACAGATCCTACAACAGGAGGAACAACGGCATCATTCGCCATGTTAGGAGATATTAATATAGCAGAGCCTGGAGCTTTAATTGGTTTTGCTGGCCCTAGAATTGTGAGAGATACCACTGGAAAAGAATTACCAGAAGGATTTCAAACTTCAGAATTTTTACTAGAACACGGTTTCTTAGATTTTATAACACTAAGAAAAGATTTAAAAAACAGAGTTAATCAATATGTTGATTTAATAACAAATCAACCTTTAAGAGCATAA